AAAGGAACTCCTTCGGAACCCTGCAAGGTGACTTTGGAAGATGTCAATATGCGTCATGCCGTGCACATTCACGGTTGTGACAACACATTTGTTGAGGTAAAGGGGAAAGTTAACACGGTCTCCATTGTGTCATGCAATAAGGCGCAAGTTATCCTGGAGAGTGTTGTCTCGGCTTTGGAGGTCCTCAAGTCTGACAGCGTTGATGTTACGGTGCGGCGTTTTGTCCCCACTGCTATGGTTGAGAAAAGCACGTCGGTGAATCTCTTCCTCATGGATGTTGAGGAGGCGCCGAACACTGAAATTGTAACAGCATGCAGCAGCGCTGTGAATGTGAACTTCCCTACCGTGGAGGATCCAACAGATATTTTGGAAAGACCCCTCCCGGAGCAGTTCGTCTCACGTATTGTGAGGGACAATAGAGGAAAGTACAAGATTGAGACGAAGCCAAATGAGGTGGCGTAGTGAAATTCCTATAGCATCCCAGTTTGCGTGTAAGAGCGTATTTTTACTCCAGCCGCATTTACATTTGGGAAGGGACTGAAGGGCGGGGTAGAGGCGGTTCCTGTTAACGAGCATGGGTGGAAGAAAAGTAACCCCACACGAAAACGATGCGGCGTGAAAAAGTCGCGCGATCAAGAATAGGAAAAAGACAGTAGAGAGTGTAGCAAGAGGGAAGAttaaggggggaaaaatttATTACTTACACCAGATAAGTTTCGGCATCAACTCTACAATCTTCCGCATTTGGCGGAAGGGATGTCTGTGGAAGGGGGGAGAAAGTAAAAATTTGTTGTGGAATGtacttttgtttgctgcttTCTCGGCAGGCGGAAGGAGCCGTTTCATCCGAATGTCGCAGGTATTTCGTTTTGCTTCGCCTTCGTCTCTTCCCCTGTGTTTGCTCAACCTCTTGCGTTGGGTGCGTTGGTTCATCGTTGCCGCTCCCCTTCAAACGTTTCGATTTCATTCTGTAAATACGCGCCTCTCAACGGTTGATTTTTACTGCTTTGTGGCCAAACTAGCTggtttatttcttttataaTGCTCCTTTGATTTTGTGTTTCGTTGAAAGAGTAGATGCAGTCCGTTGAGTGAAGTTGTGTGCTTTGGTGTGTGTACCGTTCCTCCACCCTCTTCTCTGGggttttatctttctttatttcctctgcATTCCTTTGTACTCATTGTTTTTCGCTTCCCTTCTGTGCCAACTTGTATGTGTGCCCTCGCGGCTGGTGCAGCCTGTCCTTCCTATCGCAAAGGGCACGCTAACGAACGTAGAAGGGGTGAGTACGTTGAACGCACTCATAAGCAGCTGAATTAACAAAGTGACGATAAAGAACGCAGCAAAAAAAGTTAGAGAGAGTTACGGAGTCCGTAAGGGAGTTTCAACAGTCGTCAAGGTGACCAAATAGGTCCACGCATACTGGCagatacgtatatatataatatacgTGTTGTGCTTACCTAGGTGAATCAACATGACTTCGCTCAACACAGAGCTGGCTCTCGCAAAGAGGTTTCACATGCTGAGCAAAAATTATAGCAACCGCCCTGTCATCGCGCGCCGCAACACGCTTCCCACTCTTGTGCGGTTTATTCGGAGTAACGACCGAGAAACTCGTCACTACTCCCTCTCTGCGCTCCTGCTGCTTGCGCAACACGAGGAAAATGTGGAACTACTTTGCTTGGAGCGCGGCCTCGTCCCGGGTGTTTATGCAGTTTACAAAGATGCCGATTACGACGACCCCCAGTTACGTGAAATAGCAGATCAAATTCTGAACTGTCTCGAACCCGTTTTGCAGGGCAGAGACCCACGTAAGGCTAGCCAAACAAGCGTAACTCCTGTTGGGAGTAGCAGTGATGCGGTTGACAGCGATCCTTTAAATGATAGTTTTTCCCCCAGTCGACGAGCGCGCGCGGGCAGGGTGCTGCGGGGAGTTGGCTCGGATGCTATCCACACTGTTCTACTTGACATCCCCGCGTTGGATCCGAATGGGGGGGACAATATTGAGGCTATCGAAGACATCTTTCAAACAACGCGCGGCGTTTTGTCATACTCTATTTTTGTGGAGAACAGACAGGCACGTCTGTTCGTTACATGTGCCACACAGGTAGTGCAACAAGTCCTCTCCGACTCTGGTTTTGAATCAGTGGTAGTTCGCGATGACGTCGTCAACCAGGAGATGTTTGGCGGCGGAGCTGACGGCAGTGCCGGGTTAAATAGCGGTGGGAGTAGAAGTAATACAAGCTACTACGATGGCGGTTCTCCACAGCACCGTCCCTCTTATCTGCAAAGTGTCGCCAACAGCATCTACCAATCCGCACTTGTGCTTGGAGGTGGCAGCAGGAATAATGACACGCTGTCAGCACGTGTTAACGAGCAGCGGACGAGGGAGCAAGAAGGAGAATCAACATTTGGGTACATATCGAAAACGCTGTCGAAGTGGTGGTGATTTGGTTAGTAGCAATACGATCCGTAGCTAACGTCGCTACTTTTGAACAGGGGAGGTGTGAAAAAGATGTATGAAGCGGGAGGGGTCTCACCGAATGGGTGTCACTCGAACTGCAGCGCTGTTTTATCGTGGATGGAGTGGTAAAAGGAAGTtatacccccttttttccattGGTAAACACCCATTGCCTTCTAGAAGGGGTTG
This region of Trypanosoma brucei gambiense DAL972 chromosome 10, complete sequence genomic DNA includes:
- a CDS encoding CAP/Srv2p, putative; the encoded protein is MPPPPPAPPPPPPPPPPPKATEGNSSSTVGGAASALFAEIRQGGDNITSRLRHVTDDQKAYKQNIQHGAVDFSDLDAKKAEAEAKRQQKQKQPETTAAEEPVTRLEGDKRWVVKHHKGTPSEPCKVTLEDVNMRHAVHIHGCDNTFVEVKGKVNTVSIVSCNKAQVILESVVSALEVLKSDSVDVTVRRFVPTAMVEKSTSVNLFLMDVEEAPNTEIVTACSSAVNVNFPTVEDPTDILERPLPEQFVSRIVRDNRGKYKIETKPNEVA